One genomic window of Candidatus Pseudobacter hemicellulosilyticus includes the following:
- a CDS encoding SusC/RagA family TonB-linked outer membrane protein, giving the protein MRVSFAFCFITLCSLQLIWAKGANAQTLKEVSISLTLHNQSLEQAFKQIEQRTPFRFAYRKTDVQLAPVSIDVRMTPVNEILDLLLKGSRLQYEQADYSIFIRPAASLPENTIIEKGITSDTAIVIRGKVMSSDNTPLAGAVVTVKGTRFGTAANANGNFEIRDVPMKAVLVFSFVGYREKEMPVTGETNFFLVKMEEAGNLSEVTVVSTGYQNLPKERATGSFAIITAKELEKIPTANLIQRIEGLATGLQPKIMAGDNSFLYQGLTQGIRSETRNIGMNDYDVNVRGNTTINGEKMPLIVLDGFPTDFDIKTLNPADIEQITILKDAAAASIWGARAANGVIVIDTKKGKNRQAPVVNVSTSFTTYAAPRFDYLPLANSAAVINYEEEVINKNLNVYNPLTAAPYLQLYKGDASALVYQLRAGMIDSAAYKAERARLSSINGYSQYEDYLLQRANAQNYQLSVSGGNETHSYFFSGAYAKERPTAVGNSGDRFTLTANQSFKVLKKATLDISLKAAIFDYKNNGIGLSKLQNGSSTFLPYNQIVDEEGNKVYYSYKYYQGRTDALQQQGYLNWGYNYLDELHNNERSIKDNNYSGNIGLNIPIYKGLSANGQFMMEKSYQTNRTWYTPESYYARDIVNTATSINTGTGALTYGVPKGGILTQNNSYNTNYSARGQLIYNGNIAGIHQVNAVAGTEIRQTQAGQTINPALYGYNMQTGINQAVSANYVDVNGSTVTAYSLPTGSQDDRTRRFLSYYANAAYTLLDKYSFSGSVRYDDYNNFGVDRKYRATPLWSVGGKWDIGREDWLSEVKWLSSLSLRATYGYNGNLSLNSYPFTYISISNSWFTGLPTASVLYPANPALRWERTGLFNLGLDYAVLDNRIMGTFEWYTKKGTDLLYNFSIDPTYGFNNLTSNNTRINAKGFEASITGAIIRNKDIDWRASFNFSYNRNEIMDTRFVATAATYSSLSGTNIAGYPTNSMWVYKFAGLNSSGMTQVYDADGKTKLDPSKNPSSLDALYYAGTTVAPYYGSMTQTFRYKQFTLFAIGTYSFGGVFRKPTVSTYATTRQSYVPFDLHRDIDKRWRQPGDEAFTNVPGMAGAYAASSLFRYQFSDINVLSSDYIRLREVSLGYELPATVASRITARSINLNFAVRNPGLLWTKNKEGIDPDFVPYLSSSSFALAPSASYTLTLNVGF; this is encoded by the coding sequence ATGCGTGTAAGCTTTGCATTTTGCTTTATAACGCTTTGCTCCCTGCAGCTCATCTGGGCTAAAGGCGCCAACGCGCAAACCTTGAAAGAGGTGAGCATCAGCCTCACGCTGCATAACCAATCCCTGGAGCAGGCTTTCAAACAGATTGAGCAGCGCACGCCCTTCCGCTTTGCATACCGCAAAACGGATGTCCAGCTGGCGCCTGTCAGCATTGATGTACGGATGACGCCGGTCAATGAAATACTGGACCTGCTGCTGAAAGGAAGCCGCCTGCAATATGAACAGGCCGACTACAGCATCTTTATACGGCCCGCTGCCAGTCTCCCGGAAAATACCATTATAGAAAAAGGAATTACTTCCGATACCGCCATCGTGATCCGGGGTAAGGTCATGTCCTCCGACAATACCCCCCTGGCCGGCGCAGTGGTAACAGTAAAGGGTACCCGATTTGGGACGGCCGCCAATGCCAACGGTAATTTCGAGATCCGGGATGTTCCCATGAAAGCTGTCCTGGTTTTCTCCTTTGTAGGCTACAGGGAGAAAGAAATGCCCGTTACAGGGGAAACCAATTTCTTCCTGGTAAAAATGGAAGAAGCCGGTAACCTCAGCGAAGTGACCGTGGTATCCACCGGTTACCAGAACCTGCCCAAGGAAAGAGCTACCGGTTCTTTTGCCATCATCACGGCCAAAGAACTGGAGAAGATCCCAACCGCCAACCTGATCCAGCGTATTGAAGGCCTGGCCACCGGTCTGCAACCCAAGATCATGGCTGGTGACAACAGCTTCCTGTACCAGGGTCTTACACAGGGTATCCGCAGTGAGACCCGCAATATCGGGATGAATGATTATGATGTGAACGTGCGGGGCAATACCACTATCAATGGGGAGAAGATGCCGCTGATTGTCCTGGATGGTTTCCCTACTGATTTTGATATCAAGACCCTCAATCCGGCCGATATTGAACAGATCACCATCCTTAAGGATGCTGCTGCCGCTTCTATCTGGGGCGCCAGGGCGGCCAACGGCGTGATCGTTATTGATACCAAGAAAGGAAAGAACCGCCAGGCGCCTGTCGTCAACGTCTCCACTTCCTTTACTACTTACGCTGCTCCGCGGTTCGATTACCTGCCGCTGGCCAATAGCGCCGCCGTCATCAATTATGAAGAAGAGGTGATCAATAAGAACCTCAACGTATATAACCCCCTCACTGCTGCTCCCTATCTCCAGCTGTATAAAGGAGATGCTTCAGCACTGGTGTACCAGTTACGTGCCGGCATGATTGATTCCGCTGCCTATAAAGCAGAAAGGGCCCGCCTCAGCAGTATCAACGGGTATAGCCAGTACGAGGATTACCTGCTGCAAAGGGCCAATGCCCAGAATTACCAGCTCTCTGTCAGCGGTGGTAATGAAACACATTCTTATTTCTTCTCCGGCGCCTACGCCAAAGAGCGGCCCACGGCTGTGGGCAATAGCGGCGACAGGTTCACCCTGACGGCTAACCAGTCGTTCAAAGTCCTGAAGAAAGCAACCCTGGATATCAGCCTGAAGGCGGCCATCTTCGACTATAAGAACAATGGCATCGGGCTGAGCAAGCTGCAGAATGGTTCGTCCACATTTCTTCCTTATAACCAGATCGTTGATGAGGAAGGTAACAAGGTCTATTACTCGTATAAATATTATCAGGGACGAACCGATGCCCTGCAACAGCAGGGTTACCTCAACTGGGGGTACAACTACCTGGACGAGCTGCACAATAATGAGCGATCCATCAAGGACAATAACTACAGCGGTAATATCGGCCTGAACATTCCCATTTACAAGGGCCTGTCGGCCAATGGTCAGTTCATGATGGAGAAATCCTACCAGACCAACCGCACCTGGTATACGCCCGAGTCTTACTATGCCCGGGATATTGTCAATACCGCTACCAGTATCAATACCGGTACCGGCGCACTGACCTATGGCGTACCCAAAGGCGGTATTCTCACCCAGAACAATTCTTATAATACCAATTACAGCGCCCGTGGCCAGCTGATCTATAACGGTAATATTGCCGGCATTCACCAGGTCAATGCAGTGGCAGGGACAGAGATCAGGCAAACACAGGCTGGTCAGACCATTAACCCTGCACTGTATGGCTACAATATGCAGACGGGCATCAACCAGGCCGTTTCCGCCAACTATGTAGATGTGAACGGCAGTACCGTAACTGCTTACTCGCTGCCCACAGGCAGCCAGGACGACAGGACCCGTCGCTTCCTTTCCTATTATGCCAATGCGGCTTACACCCTGCTGGATAAATATTCTTTCTCCGGTAGCGTACGCTATGACGACTATAACAATTTTGGGGTAGACCGGAAATACCGCGCCACCCCGCTCTGGTCAGTAGGCGGTAAATGGGATATAGGCAGGGAAGACTGGCTCAGTGAAGTGAAATGGCTCAGCAGCCTTTCGCTCCGCGCCACCTATGGTTACAATGGTAACCTCTCCCTCAATTCTTATCCCTTTACCTATATCTCTATCAGCAACAGCTGGTTCACTGGTCTGCCCACCGCCAGTGTACTCTATCCTGCCAACCCCGCCCTGCGCTGGGAAAGAACAGGACTGTTCAACCTGGGCCTGGACTATGCCGTCCTGGACAATCGCATCATGGGTACTTTTGAATGGTATACCAAAAAAGGCACCGACCTCCTCTATAATTTTTCCATTGATCCCACCTATGGTTTTAACAACCTGACCAGCAACAATACCCGGATCAATGCCAAAGGTTTTGAAGCCAGCATCACCGGCGCTATCATCCGCAATAAGGATATCGACTGGCGGGCTTCTTTCAATTTCTCGTACAACAGGAATGAGATCATGGATACCCGCTTTGTAGCCACAGCCGCTACCTACAGCTCTTTGTCCGGGACCAATATTGCAGGCTATCCCACCAATTCAATGTGGGTCTATAAGTTTGCGGGTCTCAATAGCAGCGGTATGACCCAGGTCTATGATGCTGACGGCAAAACAAAACTGGACCCTTCCAAAAATCCCAGCAGCCTGGATGCCCTTTATTATGCAGGCACCACCGTGGCCCCTTATTATGGCAGCATGACGCAGACCTTCCGCTACAAACAGTTCACCCTGTTTGCTATCGGTACCTATAGCTTCGGCGGTGTATTCCGCAAGCCTACGGTCAGTACCTACGCTACTACGCGCCAGTCCTACGTACCATTTGACCTGCACAGGGATATTGACAAACGCTGGCGGCAGCCGGGTGATGAAGCGTTCACCAATGTGCCGGGCATGGCAGGCGCTTATGCCGCATCCAGTCTGTTCCGCTACCAGTTCTCCGATATCAATGTCCTGAGCTCAGATTATATCCGCCTGCGGGAAGTATCGCTGGGCTACGAACTGCCCGCCACCGTGGCCAGCAGGATCACGGCCAGGAGCATCAACCTGAACTTCGCTGTGCGTAACCCGGGCCTGCTCTGGACTAAGAACAAGGAAGGCATTGACCCCGATTTTGTGCCTTACCTCAGCAGCAGCTCTTTTGCGCTGGCCCCTTCAGCATCCTATACGCTCACCTTAAATGTAGGCTTCTGA
- a CDS encoding FecR domain-containing protein, producing MSKQELTSLLQRYFSGQISPAEKQALAQRIADGADEDLLKASVQDIWDNYQPDGQLPATNSEEYFNRILQQIKPAAVQSAPPVHRIHFLRRSWTRMAAAAVLAAAVIGGLVYLLPKTTDPAPATEIAATTAKPPVRVRNLVLPDGSRVSLQPNSQLDYPAAFTGPTREVTLTGEAFFDVASDKEKAFIIKAGKTTTTVLGTSFNIKAWPADQEVVVTVTKGKVQVADQSRVLGVITPDQQLSVNTQNGQARQAAVNAASEVSWKEAEYTLDDISLDDAITEIQARYGTVITADNNETAAQCRITTTFKQGASLEYVLNVICRFYKASWTREGNVIVIRNIQCN from the coding sequence ATGTCCAAACAGGAATTGACATCCCTGCTTCAGCGATATTTTTCCGGGCAGATCAGCCCGGCAGAAAAACAGGCCCTGGCCCAACGCATTGCGGATGGGGCGGATGAAGACCTGCTCAAAGCTTCTGTGCAGGATATCTGGGACAATTACCAGCCTGACGGACAATTACCCGCCACCAACAGTGAAGAGTATTTCAACCGTATCCTGCAACAGATAAAACCCGCCGCTGTGCAGTCGGCCCCCCCGGTTCACCGGATCCATTTCCTGCGCCGGTCCTGGACACGCATGGCAGCAGCAGCTGTACTGGCTGCTGCGGTAATAGGAGGGCTGGTATACCTGCTGCCCAAAACCACTGATCCTGCGCCGGCCACAGAGATTGCCGCCACTACAGCCAAACCACCGGTAAGGGTCAGGAACCTGGTACTGCCTGATGGCAGCCGTGTATCCCTGCAGCCCAACAGCCAGCTGGATTATCCCGCTGCCTTTACCGGACCTACCCGCGAGGTCACCCTCACCGGTGAAGCCTTTTTTGATGTGGCCTCCGATAAAGAGAAAGCATTTATCATCAAAGCCGGTAAAACCACCACCACGGTACTGGGCACTTCTTTCAATATCAAAGCATGGCCTGCTGATCAGGAAGTAGTGGTCACCGTGACCAAAGGAAAGGTGCAGGTGGCGGACCAGTCCCGCGTGCTGGGCGTCATCACCCCCGACCAGCAGCTGAGCGTCAATACGCAAAACGGTCAGGCCCGGCAGGCCGCTGTCAATGCGGCCAGCGAAGTATCCTGGAAAGAAGCGGAGTATACGCTGGACGATATTTCACTGGATGACGCCATCACCGAGATCCAGGCCAGGTACGGAACAGTGATAACAGCAGATAATAACGAAACAGCTGCTCAATGCCGGATCACCACCACGTTCAAGCAGGGCGCTTCCCTGGAATATGTGCTGAATGTGATCTGCAGGTTCTACAAGGCCAGCTGGACCCGGGAAGGAAATGTGATCGTGATCCGGAATATCCAATGCAACTGA
- a CDS encoding RNA polymerase sigma-70 factor: protein MSDNTPNTETVLLERLAQNDEDAFAELYRRYHPKLYFFVLNFTGNQQAAEDALQEVFVKLWAERASLTGITNFNAWIFRVAKNHVLNGLRRMAHETLILAEIAKDITAGTPEPLQLLGYKDAYAVLHAGIAELPQQQQRVLLLSREEGLKYEEIGALLNISPLTVKKHAAEALRFLRDRFKKHYALPSLLILLRNFF, encoded by the coding sequence TTGAGTGACAATACCCCAAATACAGAAACGGTGCTGCTGGAACGACTGGCCCAAAACGATGAGGACGCCTTTGCCGAACTCTATCGCCGGTATCATCCCAAGTTGTATTTCTTCGTCCTCAACTTCACCGGCAACCAGCAGGCGGCCGAAGACGCCCTCCAGGAAGTGTTTGTAAAGCTCTGGGCAGAAAGGGCCAGTCTTACCGGCATCACCAATTTCAATGCCTGGATCTTTCGCGTAGCCAAAAACCATGTGCTCAACGGCCTTCGCCGCATGGCCCATGAAACCCTGATCCTGGCGGAGATTGCCAAAGACATTACCGCCGGTACCCCCGAACCCCTGCAACTGCTGGGCTACAAGGACGCCTATGCGGTACTGCATGCCGGCATTGCCGAGCTGCCGCAGCAGCAACAGCGGGTCCTCCTGCTAAGCCGGGAAGAAGGACTGAAATACGAAGAGATAGGGGCGCTGCTTAATATTTCCCCCCTTACCGTGAAAAAACATGCGGCGGAAGCCCTTCGCTTCCTGCGCGACAGGTTCAAAAAGCATTACGCCCTTCCCAGCCTCCTGATCCTGCTCCGGAATTTTTTTTAA
- a CDS encoding AAA family ATPase has protein sequence MPEGVYFSYLQLNGAFCFDQEARIDFTDAGGKWKRWTVILGDNGTGKTTLLKTLAGFEMAASSLGDNKIGYSPIGFVNVDSNIDIIDSHTEVNVGLIGPGLSQDDSATLVIAAYENIGMSIHQNPEYSQLQCYGYGATRRMSQTAVGDSIGHSSQTLYDESTALINAEEWLLLLDYSSRVDSDVKQYAQRKKAQVEQLLIELLPDVVEISFLPPTKESMVPKLKCRTHFGWCSVHNLSLGYKTMIAWLVDFAYRMFERYPNAANPLAEPAIVLIDEIDLHLHPKWQRTIFDCLAKNFPKTQFIVTAHSPLIVQATPADANLILLRKKVDHVEVDQDIRNVHSWRIDQILSSELFDIPSRNEDIERQMERRRVLVLKDALTIEEQAELAALDKFLQSMPYAESRTDIEARDIIRRAAEHYKNIGLTNDPDNG, from the coding sequence TTGCCTGAAGGAGTTTATTTTAGTTACCTGCAATTGAACGGTGCTTTCTGTTTTGATCAGGAAGCAAGGATAGATTTTACAGATGCCGGCGGAAAATGGAAAAGATGGACAGTCATCCTTGGAGATAATGGCACTGGTAAAACAACCCTTTTAAAGACATTGGCAGGTTTTGAGATGGCAGCCAGTTCATTAGGAGATAATAAAATTGGATATAGTCCGATAGGGTTTGTGAATGTAGATTCTAATATTGATATTATAGACTCGCATACTGAAGTTAATGTGGGATTGATTGGACCTGGGTTAAGTCAAGATGATTCTGCCACATTGGTTATCGCTGCATATGAAAATATCGGAATGAGTATTCACCAAAATCCGGAATATTCGCAGCTTCAATGTTATGGATATGGTGCCACACGCAGGATGTCACAAACTGCTGTTGGTGATTCCATAGGTCATAGTTCTCAAACACTGTATGATGAATCAACTGCCCTGATCAATGCAGAGGAATGGCTGCTGTTGCTTGATTATTCTTCGCGGGTTGATTCTGATGTAAAACAATATGCACAGCGAAAAAAGGCTCAGGTTGAACAATTATTGATTGAATTGCTGCCTGATGTAGTAGAGATCAGTTTTCTGCCTCCTACTAAAGAAAGCATGGTGCCTAAGCTGAAATGCAGAACGCATTTTGGATGGTGCTCTGTTCATAACCTGAGCCTGGGTTATAAAACAATGATCGCTTGGCTGGTGGATTTTGCCTACAGGATGTTTGAGCGCTATCCCAATGCCGCAAATCCGTTGGCAGAACCAGCCATCGTATTAATAGATGAAATTGACCTGCATCTGCATCCCAAATGGCAACGCACTATTTTCGATTGTCTGGCTAAAAATTTTCCCAAAACGCAGTTTATTGTTACAGCCCACAGTCCTCTTATTGTTCAGGCCACCCCGGCAGATGCAAACCTGATCTTACTGCGCAAGAAAGTTGATCATGTAGAAGTTGATCAGGATATACGTAATGTTCATTCCTGGCGCATTGACCAGATCCTTTCCAGTGAACTTTTTGACATCCCTTCCCGCAACGAGGATATAGAGCGCCAGATGGAAAGAAGACGGGTTTTAGTACTGAAAGATGCTTTAACAATAGAAGAACAGGCAGAGCTTGCCGCTCTCGACAAATTCCTGCAGTCTATGCCGTATGCAGAATCCCGGACCGATATTGAAGCAAGGGATATCATTCGCAGGGCTGCTGAACATTATAAAAACATAGGTCTGACCAATGATCCGGATAACGGGTAA
- a CDS encoding efflux RND transporter permease subunit has product MVHKIIEWSLRNRFIVLVLAAGLFVWGFFAVNRNPIDAIPDLSENQVIVFTEWMGRGPQLIEDQVTYPLVTSLQGLPRIKYVRGASMFGMSFIYVIFQDDVDIYWARERVLERLSTITRTLPAGVSPQLGPDGTGVGHVLWYTLDAPNLDLGEQRALQDWYIKFALQNVEGVSEIASFGGFQKQYQVTIDPNKLLYYKLSVPQVISAIRVNNNESGGSKFELSDIGYIIKTSGYLESQEAIEQIPVSNQNGIPVRIADLATVQMTGETRLGIFDQDGKGERVGGIVVMRYGQNAATVIDKVKAKMKEVAKGMPEKVQFDIVYDRGELITESISSIKRTLIEEMIVVSLVVILFLFHWRSALSIIIQIPITLAASFILLNAFGISSNIMSLTGIALAIGVIVDNGIIMSENAYKHLSERYETWVNNQKQSNTL; this is encoded by the coding sequence ATGGTACATAAAATAATTGAATGGTCGCTCCGCAACCGCTTCATTGTGCTGGTGCTGGCGGCAGGCCTCTTTGTCTGGGGATTCTTTGCCGTTAACCGGAACCCCATTGACGCCATTCCCGATCTTTCCGAAAACCAGGTGATCGTTTTCACCGAGTGGATGGGCCGCGGTCCCCAGCTGATAGAAGACCAGGTCACCTATCCCCTGGTCACCAGCCTGCAGGGACTGCCCCGCATTAAATACGTGCGCGGCGCTTCCATGTTCGGCATGAGCTTTATCTATGTCATCTTCCAGGATGATGTAGATATCTACTGGGCCCGGGAACGGGTACTGGAAAGACTCAGCACTATAACCCGCACCCTGCCTGCCGGCGTGAGTCCCCAGCTGGGACCTGATGGCACCGGCGTAGGCCATGTACTCTGGTATACCCTGGATGCCCCCAATCTGGACCTGGGCGAACAGCGGGCCCTACAGGACTGGTATATCAAGTTTGCCCTGCAGAACGTAGAAGGCGTGAGCGAGATAGCCTCTTTCGGTGGCTTCCAGAAACAATACCAGGTCACTATCGACCCCAATAAATTACTCTACTACAAACTCAGCGTACCGCAGGTCATCAGCGCTATCCGCGTTAATAACAATGAATCCGGCGGCAGCAAATTTGAGCTGAGTGATATCGGCTATATCATCAAGACCTCCGGTTACCTGGAATCACAGGAAGCCATTGAACAGATCCCCGTCAGCAACCAGAACGGTATCCCTGTCCGCATTGCCGACCTGGCCACCGTCCAGATGACCGGCGAAACCAGGCTGGGCATTTTTGACCAGGACGGCAAAGGCGAAAGAGTGGGCGGCATAGTGGTCATGCGCTATGGCCAGAACGCCGCCACGGTGATCGATAAGGTGAAGGCAAAGATGAAAGAAGTGGCCAAAGGCATGCCGGAAAAAGTGCAGTTCGATATCGTGTACGACCGCGGCGAACTGATCACCGAATCCATCAGCTCCATCAAGCGCACGCTGATAGAAGAGATGATCGTAGTATCCCTGGTAGTCATCCTTTTCCTGTTCCACTGGCGCAGCGCCCTAAGCATCATTATACAGATCCCCATTACCCTGGCCGCCAGTTTTATCCTGCTGAATGCTTTTGGCATCAGCTCCAATATCATGTCGCTCACCGGCATTGCGCTGGCCATTGGCGTCATTGTGGACAACGGCATCATCATGAGTGAGAACGCCTACAAACACCTGTCGGAACGGTACGAAACCTGGGTCAACAACCAAAAACAATCGAACACACTATGA
- a CDS encoding efflux RND transporter permease subunit → MKWFSKKNKAASWITEEERLKVIEQSSKQVSRGVFFATVIIITSFLPVFMLTGQEGKLFHPLAYTKTFIMIVDALLVITLAPVLISFFMKGKFRPDHANPVNRFLERLYEPVIRGVLKWRKTTLAINIIALLATIPLLKSLGTEFMPPLDEQSILFMPVTLPDVSNTEVKRILQVQDKIITTVPEVDKVLGKAGRASTATDNSPISMIETIIMLKPRDQWRPGISKQDIIHELDAKLQIPGVVNGWTQPIINRINMLSTGIRTDVGVKVYGQRLDSIAIVSERVRQVLEGTPGIADLYVEPVTGGKYLSINIRRPELSRYGLTVDDVNQTVETALGGAPVGNTIEGRQRFSISVRLAQEYRNSVERIRRIPLNSPGFGAVPLSAVADIQFEDGPPMISSENAMLRGAVLFNVRERDLGSTVQEAISKMNAAKGVLPQGYYLEWSGQYENLIRGQQTLSWIAPIVLVIIFFSLYFAFHSLREAFLSLITVPFALIGGAYMIWLWGANLSVAVAVGFIALFGIAVETGIVMVIYLNDAMRKLVQEKGNSSASITRKDLHEAVIHGAAKRLRPKLMTVCVSLFGLIPVLWAGGVGTDVMKPIVLPMIGGVLTSSTHILLVTPLIFLLTKEYELRKYGKLEIHETHH, encoded by the coding sequence ATGAAATGGTTCAGCAAAAAAAATAAAGCAGCCAGCTGGATCACGGAGGAAGAGCGACTGAAAGTGATTGAGCAGTCCAGCAAGCAGGTATCCCGCGGCGTCTTTTTTGCCACGGTGATCATCATCACTTCTTTCCTGCCCGTATTCATGCTGACCGGCCAGGAAGGCAAACTGTTCCACCCGCTGGCCTATACCAAGACCTTTATCATGATCGTGGATGCCCTGCTGGTGATCACGCTGGCCCCGGTACTGATCTCCTTTTTTATGAAAGGAAAGTTCAGACCGGACCATGCCAATCCCGTGAACCGCTTCCTGGAAAGGCTCTATGAGCCTGTCATCCGCGGCGTACTGAAATGGCGAAAGACCACCCTGGCCATCAATATCATTGCCCTGCTGGCCACTATCCCCCTGCTGAAAAGCCTGGGTACAGAGTTCATGCCGCCACTGGATGAACAAAGTATCCTGTTCATGCCCGTGACCCTGCCAGATGTATCCAATACCGAAGTGAAACGCATCCTGCAGGTGCAGGACAAGATCATCACCACGGTGCCGGAAGTGGACAAGGTGCTGGGCAAGGCAGGACGGGCCAGCACCGCTACGGATAACTCGCCCATCAGTATGATTGAGACCATCATCATGCTGAAACCCCGCGATCAGTGGCGGCCCGGCATCAGCAAGCAGGATATCATCCACGAGCTGGATGCCAAACTGCAGATACCCGGCGTGGTGAACGGCTGGACCCAGCCCATCATTAACCGCATCAATATGCTGAGTACCGGTATCCGGACCGATGTGGGCGTGAAGGTATATGGGCAGCGACTGGACAGCATCGCCATTGTATCCGAACGTGTACGCCAGGTGCTGGAAGGCACCCCGGGCATTGCCGACCTCTACGTAGAACCCGTTACCGGCGGTAAATACCTTAGCATCAATATCCGCCGACCGGAACTGAGCCGCTATGGACTCACCGTTGATGATGTGAACCAGACCGTAGAAACCGCCCTCGGCGGCGCACCGGTAGGCAATACCATTGAAGGCCGTCAGCGCTTCAGCATCTCCGTCAGACTGGCGCAGGAATACCGCAACAGTGTAGAGCGCATCAGGCGTATCCCACTGAACAGCCCCGGCTTTGGCGCCGTGCCTTTATCCGCAGTGGCAGATATACAGTTTGAGGATGGCCCACCCATGATCAGTTCAGAGAACGCCATGCTGCGCGGGGCGGTACTGTTCAACGTGCGTGAGCGCGACCTGGGCAGCACCGTACAGGAAGCCATCAGCAAGATGAATGCCGCCAAAGGCGTACTGCCCCAGGGCTATTACCTGGAATGGAGCGGCCAGTATGAGAACCTGATCCGTGGCCAGCAGACCCTTTCCTGGATAGCCCCCATTGTACTGGTGATCATTTTCTTCTCCCTCTATTTTGCGTTCCACTCCTTACGCGAAGCCTTCCTCAGCCTGATCACCGTGCCCTTTGCATTGATCGGCGGCGCCTATATGATCTGGCTCTGGGGAGCCAATCTTTCCGTAGCGGTGGCTGTAGGGTTTATCGCCCTCTTCGGCATTGCGGTAGAAACAGGGATCGTGATGGTGATCTACCTCAATGACGCCATGCGGAAACTGGTACAGGAGAAAGGGAACAGCAGCGCCAGCATCACCCGGAAAGACCTGCACGAAGCAGTGATCCACGGGGCCGCCAAACGCTTAAGGCCCAAACTGATGACGGTCTGCGTTTCGCTCTTCGGGCTGATACCGGTATTATGGGCCGGCGGCGTAGGGACAGATGTGATGAAACCCATTGTGCTGCCGATGATCGGCGGGGTACTCACTTCTTCTACCCATATCCTGCTGGTAACGCCCCTGATCTTTTTACTGACCAAAGAATATGAATTAAGGAAGTACGGAAAACTGGAGATCCATGAAACACATCATTAA